In one window of Caballeronia sp. TF1N1 DNA:
- the thiC gene encoding phosphomethylpyrimidine synthase ThiC, translating into MNANPKFLSENAIVDAAAIAPLPNSRKVYVTGSTPDIRVPMREITQSDTPDSFGGEKNPPVYVYDTSGPYSDPDAKIDIRSGLPALRAGWIEARGDTEELADLSSEFGRERAADPKTAELRFPDLHRHPRRATPGKNVSQMHYARQGIVTPEMEYIAIRENQRRAEYLESLKTSGPNGEKLAAMMGRQHPGQSFGAVPFDKDALKAITPEFVRDEVARGRAIIPANINHPESEPMIIGRNFLVKINANIGNSAVSSSIGEEVDKMTWAIRWGGDTVMDLSTGKHIHETREWIIRNSPVPIGTVPIYQALEKVNGKAEDLTWEIFRDTLVEQAEQGVDYFTIHAGVRLQYVPLTANRMTGIVSRGGSIMAKWCLAHHRESFIYEHFEDICEIMKQYDVSFSLGDGLRPGSIYDANDEAQLGELKTLGELTQIAWKHDVQVMIEGPGHVPMQLIKENMDLQLEWCDEAPFYTLGPLTTDIAPGYDHITSGIGAAMIGWFGTAMLCYVTPKEHLGLPNKDDVKTGIITYKLAAHAADLAKGHPGAQVRDNALSKARFEFRWEDQFNLGLDPDKAREFHDETLPKDSAKVAHFCSMCGPHFCSMKITQDVRDFAAKQGVSESDALAKGMQTKAIEFVKKGAEIYQPT; encoded by the coding sequence ATGAATGCGAATCCCAAGTTCCTTTCCGAAAACGCCATCGTCGATGCAGCCGCCATCGCGCCGCTGCCCAACTCGCGCAAGGTCTACGTGACGGGTTCGACGCCCGACATCCGCGTCCCGATGCGCGAGATCACGCAGTCCGACACGCCCGACAGTTTCGGCGGCGAAAAGAATCCGCCGGTGTACGTGTACGACACGTCCGGCCCCTACTCCGATCCGGACGCGAAGATCGACATCCGCTCCGGTTTGCCCGCGTTGCGCGCCGGCTGGATCGAAGCGCGCGGCGACACCGAGGAACTCGCGGATCTTTCGAGCGAATTCGGCCGCGAGCGCGCCGCCGATCCGAAAACGGCCGAGCTGCGCTTCCCCGATCTGCATCGTCATCCGCGACGCGCGACGCCCGGCAAGAATGTGTCGCAGATGCATTACGCGCGGCAGGGCATCGTCACGCCGGAGATGGAATACATCGCCATTCGCGAGAATCAGCGCCGCGCCGAATACCTCGAAAGCCTCAAGACGAGCGGTCCGAACGGCGAAAAGCTCGCCGCGATGATGGGCCGTCAGCATCCCGGCCAGTCGTTCGGCGCGGTGCCTTTCGACAAGGACGCCCTGAAGGCCATCACGCCCGAGTTCGTACGCGATGAAGTGGCGCGCGGCCGCGCGATCATCCCCGCGAACATCAATCACCCGGAAAGCGAGCCGATGATCATCGGGCGCAACTTCCTCGTGAAGATCAACGCGAACATCGGCAATTCGGCCGTGAGTTCGTCGATCGGCGAGGAAGTCGACAAGATGACCTGGGCGATCCGCTGGGGCGGCGACACGGTGATGGACCTGTCCACGGGCAAGCATATTCACGAGACGCGCGAGTGGATCATCCGCAATTCGCCGGTGCCGATCGGCACGGTGCCGATCTATCAGGCGCTCGAAAAGGTCAACGGCAAGGCCGAAGACCTGACTTGGGAAATCTTTCGCGACACGCTCGTCGAGCAAGCCGAGCAAGGCGTCGATTACTTCACCATTCACGCGGGCGTGCGCCTGCAATACGTGCCGCTGACGGCCAACCGCATGACGGGGATCGTCTCGCGCGGCGGCTCGATCATGGCGAAATGGTGTCTCGCGCATCATCGGGAAAGCTTCATCTACGAGCACTTCGAAGACATCTGCGAGATCATGAAGCAGTACGACGTCTCGTTCTCGCTCGGCGACGGCCTGCGTCCCGGCTCCATCTACGACGCGAACGACGAAGCCCAGCTCGGTGAACTGAAGACGCTCGGCGAACTCACGCAGATCGCGTGGAAGCACGACGTGCAAGTGATGATCGAAGGCCCCGGCCATGTGCCGATGCAGCTCATCAAGGAGAACATGGACCTGCAGCTGGAATGGTGCGACGAGGCGCCCTTCTACACGCTCGGGCCGCTCACCACCGACATCGCGCCGGGCTACGATCACATCACCTCGGGCATCGGCGCGGCGATGATCGGCTGGTTCGGCACCGCCATGCTTTGCTACGTCACGCCGAAGGAGCATCTCGGACTTCCGAACAAGGACGACGTCAAGACCGGCATCATCACGTACAAGCTCGCGGCGCACGCGGCCGATCTGGCGAAGGGTCATCCAGGCGCGCAGGTGCGCGACAACGCGCTATCCAAGGCACGCTTCGAGTTTCGCTGGGAAGACCAGTTCAACCTCGGCCTCGATCCCGACAAGGCGCGCGAGTTTCACGACGAAACCTTGCCGAAGGATTCCGCCAAGGTCGCGCATTTCTGCTCGATGTGCGGCCCGCACTTCTGCTCGATGAAGATCACGCAGGACGTGCGCGACTTCGCGGCCAAGCAAGGCGTCTCCGAAAGCGATGCGCTCGCCAAGGGCATGCAGACCAAGGCCATCGAGTTCGTGAAGAAGGGCGCGGAGATTTATCAGCCGACCTGA
- a CDS encoding EamA family transporter, whose translation MSAVPPRLPLGFPDRFPFRAPRSLKGRVALALAVVYLVWGSTYLGIHLALESFPPLMLGGLRNLCAGVGLFVIAMHRKAVWPTAREVRNAAIVGTLLEGLSSGMMAYGMRTVGTGTAAVMVATVPLFATIFTALAGRSVAKGEWFAVALGLLGIVLLNHGDPSPSSTVGTLAILCAAIFWAGGAHLASRLSQPSDLLMSTALQIGLGGLIATVIAFVSGERLGQVSMGAGFSFLYLVVVGSMAAYVAYNFLIRNTSTIVATSCLYVNPVVAVLLGALLLGEIITQWTVVATVVILMSVALSFWFDYRRRGLV comes from the coding sequence ATGTCTGCCGTACCTCCGCGTCTGCCGCTCGGTTTTCCCGACCGCTTTCCGTTTCGCGCTCCTCGCAGCCTCAAGGGACGCGTCGCGCTCGCGCTGGCCGTCGTTTATCTCGTGTGGGGATCGACGTATCTCGGCATTCACCTGGCGCTCGAATCGTTTCCGCCGCTCATGCTCGGCGGCCTGCGTAACCTGTGCGCTGGCGTCGGTCTCTTCGTGATCGCCATGCATCGCAAGGCGGTGTGGCCGACGGCGCGTGAAGTACGGAATGCAGCGATCGTCGGGACTTTGCTCGAAGGTTTGTCGAGCGGGATGATGGCTTACGGCATGCGCACGGTGGGAACCGGCACGGCTGCCGTGATGGTGGCTACCGTGCCGCTCTTCGCGACGATCTTCACCGCGCTTGCCGGGCGCAGTGTGGCGAAGGGCGAATGGTTTGCGGTGGCGCTGGGTCTCTTGGGTATCGTGTTGCTCAATCATGGCGATCCCTCGCCGAGCTCGACCGTCGGCACGCTCGCCATCTTGTGCGCGGCAATTTTTTGGGCGGGCGGGGCGCATCTGGCAAGCCGTCTTTCGCAGCCTTCCGATCTGCTGATGTCGACTGCGTTGCAGATCGGGCTTGGCGGGCTTATCGCGACTGTCATCGCGTTCGTGTCAGGCGAGCGCCTTGGCCAAGTGAGCATGGGCGCGGGGTTTTCGTTTTTGTATCTCGTCGTGGTCGGATCGATGGCCGCGTATGTCGCTTATAACTTTCTCATTCGGAACACGAGCACGATTGTCGCGACGAGTTGTCTTTACGTGAATCCGGTCGTCGCGGTTTTATTGGGCGCTTTGTTGCTTGGGGAAATCATCACGCAGTGGACGGTTGTTGCCACGGTCGTGATTTTGATGAGCGTTGCGTTGTCGTTCTGGTTTGATTATCGGCGGCGGGGGTTGGTTTGA
- a CDS encoding DUF4397 domain-containing protein, producing MKLIRTVTALAAVASILSACGGSDDVGKELGLTNPEVHFIHAIPSAPNVDFYDNGKVLQANLGYQTVTNFANIDTGQQNFSYAAVNTTTQLATDTSISNAAKGHEYTVIALPDAGFLPSIAVIDDPFDKGLLSNSARVRGFNASANAQTLDLYLVAPGTNIATVNPTMAGVGFKNAVPATTRDSLYVNGGTYQLVATLPGSKTPVYASASFNLSNNADWLVTTLPSGNALSQVIPNKIRVLVAQGGNTTTPAIELPDTL from the coding sequence ATGAAGCTCATCCGCACAGTCACCGCGCTTGCCGCCGTCGCCTCGATCCTGTCCGCTTGTGGCGGCTCCGACGACGTAGGCAAGGAACTCGGACTCACGAATCCAGAAGTCCACTTCATCCACGCGATCCCGAGTGCCCCCAACGTCGATTTCTACGACAACGGCAAGGTGCTGCAAGCGAATCTCGGCTACCAGACGGTGACGAACTTCGCAAACATCGATACGGGCCAGCAGAACTTCTCCTACGCCGCCGTCAACACGACGACGCAACTCGCGACCGACACGAGCATCTCGAATGCCGCCAAGGGTCACGAGTACACGGTGATCGCGCTGCCTGACGCGGGTTTCCTGCCGTCCATCGCCGTGATCGACGATCCGTTCGACAAGGGCCTGCTCTCGAACAGCGCGCGGGTGCGCGGCTTCAATGCGTCGGCGAATGCGCAGACTCTCGATTTGTATCTGGTCGCACCGGGGACGAACATCGCGACCGTCAATCCGACGATGGCGGGCGTCGGCTTCAAGAACGCCGTGCCGGCAACGACGCGAGACTCGCTCTACGTCAACGGCGGGACGTATCAGCTGGTCGCGACGCTGCCAGGTTCGAAGACGCCGGTGTATGCGTCGGCATCGTTCAATCTGAGCAACAACGCCGATTGGCTCGTGACGACGCTGCCTTCAGGCAACGCGTTGTCGCAAGTGATCCCGAACAAGATTCGCGTGCTCGTTGCGCAGGGCGGCAATACCACGACGCCTGCGATCGAGCTGCCGGACACGCTGTAA
- a CDS encoding entericidin A/B family lipoprotein, whose amino-acid sequence MTRIIALLLIAGTAALAGCNTMSGAGQDISKGGQAISNSAEEHK is encoded by the coding sequence ATGACTCGAATCATCGCTTTGCTGCTGATTGCCGGCACCGCCGCGCTCGCGGGCTGCAATACCATGTCGGGCGCGGGCCAGGATATCTCGAAGGGCGGTCAGGCTATTTCGAATTCGGCCGAAGAGCATAAGTAA
- a CDS encoding sensor histidine kinase, with amino-acid sequence MSHVLKDAAPAASETPQGLARRATRINEWMHRYSWAVAMTVAIVITVGGLVILESGRMRIAAEYETALDAKSATAQLSSLAADIATLSAEERGFALAADDTYKSHFAQTAGRVRRALTSLDSYYRRIGDDAALASFAQIRAAADENIAQGEAHLADLSKTPADAEMRARVVATPSPDTSATLDAALALLRLNEEQRAQHALDASRADQRISTLCVGALCALNIVLFLLLFRNLGIQLDKQDRVQKKLITQQEELDRLVFERTRQLEALAWHLQSVSENEKTELARELHDELGSILTASKMDVAWVRGKLRTSEPAMSDKLARAIGNLDQGIALKRRIIEDMRPTVLANFGLVTALRSLADEAAQRNGWSVEFDLPGDDVKLGEAIEIALFRVAQETLTNAAKYARANRIEIALALDGDDVALAIADDGIGIRPQDLKRTQTHGLVGMRQRVSARGGRFEIERVAPHGTRISVSMPRERSAGAFIDASTPAAVPLA; translated from the coding sequence ATGAGCCACGTTCTAAAAGACGCCGCGCCGGCAGCATCTGAAACTCCACAGGGACTCGCCCGGCGCGCAACGCGTATCAACGAATGGATGCATCGCTATAGCTGGGCGGTCGCGATGACGGTGGCTATCGTCATTACCGTCGGCGGGCTCGTGATTCTGGAATCGGGGCGCATGCGCATCGCGGCCGAGTACGAGACCGCGCTCGATGCAAAAAGCGCCACCGCGCAGTTATCGTCGCTGGCGGCCGATATCGCCACGCTCAGCGCCGAGGAACGCGGTTTCGCGCTTGCCGCCGACGACACCTACAAGAGCCACTTCGCGCAAACGGCCGGGCGCGTGCGCCGCGCGTTGACCTCGCTCGATAGCTATTACCGCCGCATCGGCGATGACGCCGCGCTTGCGAGCTTCGCGCAGATTCGCGCGGCCGCCGACGAGAACATCGCGCAAGGCGAGGCGCATCTCGCCGATCTGTCGAAGACGCCCGCGGATGCGGAAATGCGCGCACGCGTCGTAGCGACGCCGTCGCCCGACACCAGCGCCACGCTCGATGCCGCGCTCGCCCTCCTGCGGCTGAACGAAGAGCAACGCGCGCAGCACGCGCTCGATGCAAGCCGCGCCGATCAGCGCATTTCCACGCTGTGCGTCGGCGCGTTGTGCGCGCTCAACATCGTCCTGTTCCTGCTGCTGTTCCGCAATCTCGGTATCCAGTTGGACAAGCAGGACCGCGTGCAGAAGAAGCTCATTACGCAGCAGGAGGAACTCGACCGGCTCGTGTTCGAACGCACGCGTCAGCTCGAAGCGCTCGCGTGGCATTTGCAATCCGTGAGCGAAAACGAAAAGACCGAACTTGCGCGCGAACTGCACGACGAACTTGGCTCCATTCTTACCGCGAGCAAGATGGATGTCGCGTGGGTGCGCGGCAAGCTCAGGACGAGCGAACCCGCCATGTCCGACAAGCTCGCGCGCGCCATCGGCAATCTGGACCAGGGAATTGCGCTCAAGCGGCGAATTATCGAAGACATGCGGCCGACCGTGCTTGCCAACTTCGGTCTCGTGACCGCGCTACGCTCGCTCGCCGATGAAGCCGCGCAACGCAACGGCTGGAGCGTCGAATTCGATCTTCCCGGCGACGATGTGAAGCTCGGCGAGGCTATCGAGATCGCGCTCTTTCGGGTGGCGCAGGAGACGCTCACGAACGCGGCGAAATACGCGCGCGCGAACCGCATCGAAATTGCACTCGCGCTCGATGGTGACGACGTTGCGCTCGCTATCGCGGATGACGGCATCGGCATACGTCCGCAGGATTTGAAGCGCACGCAGACGCACGGCCTGGTCGGCATGCGTCAGCGCGTGTCGGCGCGCGGCGGGCGCTTCGAGATCGAACGCGTGGCGCCGCATGGCACGCGCATCAGCGTGTCGATGCCACGCGAGCGCAGCGCGGGTGCGTTCATCGATGCAAGCACGCCGGCGGCCGTTCCGCTTGCTTGA
- a CDS encoding DUF1328 domain-containing protein, with protein MLKWALFFAIVAVIAGLLGFTGVAAGAATIAKFLFVLFLILCVVFLVLGFVVTKKIVD; from the coding sequence ATGCTGAAGTGGGCATTGTTTTTCGCGATCGTGGCCGTGATCGCCGGTCTTCTCGGGTTCACGGGCGTGGCGGCGGGCGCCGCGACCATCGCCAAATTCTTGTTCGTGCTGTTCCTGATTCTGTGCGTCGTGTTCCTGGTGCTCGGCTTCGTCGTCACCAAGAAAATAGTCGATTAG
- a CDS encoding DUF1328 domain-containing protein: protein MLHYAAVFFVIAIIAAVFGFTGIAAGAAEIAKILFYIFLVVFVVTLLLGVFRT from the coding sequence ATGCTTCATTACGCTGCCGTTTTCTTCGTCATCGCGATAATCGCGGCCGTGTTCGGCTTTACCGGCATTGCCGCGGGCGCCGCGGAAATCGCCAAGATCCTTTTCTATATTTTCCTGGTGGTGTTCGTCGTCACGCTGCTGCTGGGCGTGTTTCGAACCTGA
- a CDS encoding bacterioferritin, producing the protein MSKSSAVQAAPTQSRDAFVLDVEKIRADARTHMDEGPVTPSYGADREVVLKLLNDSLATEIVCTLRYKRHYFMAKGIHSEAVAAEFLEHANEEQEHADTLAERIVQLGGAPNFAPDSLKSRSHSEYKEGSDLIDMIRENLIAERIAIDTYREIIRYLGDKDVTTRRIFEDILAVEEEHADDMADLLEGRNG; encoded by the coding sequence ATGTCCAAATCGTCTGCTGTACAAGCCGCGCCGACTCAATCGCGGGACGCATTCGTCCTCGACGTGGAAAAGATCCGCGCCGATGCGCGCACGCACATGGACGAGGGCCCGGTCACGCCGAGCTACGGCGCGGATCGCGAAGTCGTGCTCAAGCTGCTGAACGACTCGCTCGCGACGGAAATCGTCTGCACGCTGCGCTACAAGCGTCACTATTTCATGGCCAAGGGCATCCATTCGGAAGCCGTCGCAGCCGAATTTCTCGAACACGCCAACGAGGAACAGGAACACGCCGATACGCTCGCGGAGCGCATCGTCCAACTGGGCGGGGCGCCGAACTTCGCACCCGACAGCCTGAAGTCGCGCTCGCATTCCGAGTACAAGGAAGGCTCGGACCTGATCGACATGATCCGCGAGAATCTGATCGCCGAGCGGATTGCGATCGATACGTATCGGGAGATCATTCGCTATCTCGGCGACAAGGATGTCACCACGCGCCGTATCTTCGAAGACATTCTGGCGGTGGAAGAAGAGCACGCCGACGACATGGCCGATCTGCTGGAAGGCCGTAACGGCTAA